In the genome of Succinivibrio dextrinosolvens, the window TTAAAATCAAAATACATCCTTACCCCAGAAACACTTGCAGATGCAAAGGAAAACATGAAGATTCTTCACCCTCTGCCAAGAATTGATGAAATTGTTTCTTCTGTTGATGATACCCCTTACGCATATTACTTCAAACAGGCAGCTAACGGTGTATATGCCCGCGAAGCTATTCTTTCACTAGTTCTGAACAAGGAGATTTAAGATGTCAGAAGCTCATGTAGAAAACAACAAATCAAAACTCCTTGTTGAGGCTATTGCTAACGGAACTGTAATCGATCATATTGCCCCTGGACAGGCAATCAATATCATTCGTATGTTTAAATTCCTAGGAAAAGGCAATCAGCTTACTGTTGGATTCAACCTGCGTTCAGGTGATCTCGGCAAGAAAGATATCATTAAGATAGCTGATGTTGTATTTTCTCCAGCACAGACCGAGCAGATTGCAGTTCTAGCTCCAAATGCAACCATCAATCAGATTGAGGACTACAAGGTAGTAGATAAATACAAATTAAGACTGCCAGCAGAAACTGTAGGTGTTTTCAAATGTCCAAACAGCAACTGCATAACCAACGAGGAAAAAGATGCAAACGCTCGTTTTAAGATTTCTGTAGAGGGAAATCAGATCCAGATGAAATGCCGCTACTGCGAAAGAGTCTTTTCAAGAGAAGTTGTACTTGAGTTCAACGGACTAGGAGCATAATTTCAAACGACACAGACCTCCCCACACGCGGGAGGTTTTCATTCCACTCGGCGAGTAAATATCTTTTAATGACAGATAATATTTAAAGATTCCAGCGGACTGTGTATCTCTGAATTCTTCTCAAGATACTCAAGAATCAAATCTGACGGTAAAGGTCTTGAAAAATAAAAGCCCTGTAGAAACTCAATTCCGCATTCCTTAAAATAATTTGCCTGTGCATCAGTTTCAACACCTTCAGCCACAATAGAGCAGCCTATCGAATGAACCAGGTTGATGATAGACAGAAGAACCGTCATAGATTTTCTATTTTTTTCATCAAATGCCTGCCAGATCAGAGATTTATCAATCTTGATTAAATCATAACTGATAGAGGCCATATTGTAGAAATTAGAATATCCAGTGCCAAAATCATCCATTGACAGCTTATATCCTAATTTTCTTAACTTAGATATATTAGACTGAGCAATTTTTCCAGAATGAACCGCAGCGGTTTCTGTGACTTCAAAAAATATAAACTTAGGAGAAAGATTATAGTTCTTAACAGCCTGATGCAGACGATAAGGTAATGATGGCTCTGAGAGCTGTATTCCCGACAGATTTACAGCAATTCCTTGAATAATATTTTTCTTATCCAGATTGTATTTTCTGATAAAACTACAGACCTTGTTTATTACTCTGTCACCGAGCTGATAGATTAGACCTTTTTTCTCGGCAATAGGAATAAATACATCAGGAGAAACATACCCCTGAGATGATTCGGCCTTAAGTCTTATCAAAGCCTCAAGATATACGCATTTTCTAGAAACAGAATTGATAATTGGCTGGAAATACACATCAAAACCATCCTCATCAATGGCTTTCTGAAGTAGCGTTTCAATCTCCTCTCTATACTCTCTCTGATCTGCAGTTGCCTTGTCAATTACCTGAATGGAGTGATTATTACCATATTCATCTGCATTTCTACAAAATGAAAGCAAATCCATCAGATCTTCTGAATCAGACACGATATTAGGACATTCAACAGAACAGACTGAAAAAGAAGGGGTTACCATGTAATCTGACAGCAGCAGAGTTCTATCTGATAATTTGTAGTTACCATAAAGATGCTCAAGATCTTCTTTTGAGCTAATTATGAAACCGAAACTGTATTCAAGGGTTCTGAAAATATTACGGCTTTTAAATTCAGGAATCGTCATAATTGCCTTTTCTATGCATTCTAAGCAGACTTTCTGACCATAAGTTGCTCTGATTGACTCAACATTCTGCAGAGAAAAATTAATCACCCAGAAATGGCGTCTGAGTTTTAAAAACTCCTGAATTGTATATTCAAATGAATATCTTGAAAAAGCCGATGGTATATCCTTATCCGTATGCTCCTTAGTGTTTTCAAAAATCAGATAGAAACACAGCACTGCCACACATGACGAAGCTGATGACAGGTGCATAAAGGGGAAGAAATACTGAACTGTCGATGTTACAAGCCAGATAAAAAGAAATAAAACATATTCATAGTAGAAACGTTTTTCCTTCGAAGGATCTGACCTTAAAAGCATAAAAACAATCAGCAGGAAATAACAGGCAAAAGCCAGATAGCTGCTTTGAGAGATTATCCCGTAAGAGTAGGCTTCATCTCCCTCTGAATGGTAACCTATATCTCCAAAAATAACCATAAGAAAAGATACACACAGAGGAAGAGTTCTTAATACAAACTGTGCATTTGTATAGTTTTTAATTGATCTGGTTCTAAGATCAATATACATATAAATCAGCCAGATATTTATATTTACAGTTACAAAGAAAAGCTGATGAACTATCTTGGTACTTAATATGGTGAAGTATTCCGGATGGTAATATGAAAACAGACATAGAGATTTAAACAGAATACTTAATGCAGAAAAGAAAATCAGAACCTCAAACATCTTTGTGGTGTACAGCTTCAATCTTCTGTAGCGATAAAACTCCATCACCACAATGAAGATGATAATAAAAGAAGCAATCTGTACGCCGTAAGACATGTTTTTTCACATCCTCAAAAAACTGTCGAGAAATTTTTCTGATTAAATTAACTTTATCTCCCTTTAACCATATCACGTTCGGTAAAAACAAGCCTAGAAATAGCTCACAAGACTGTATTTTTATAGAGAAGAGGCAGATAATAGTCTTATCAAAGTATCATCAGTACAAAAAATTGGAAATAAATGGACTTTGTAAATTACTATGAGTCGCCTCTTGGAAAGATAAAACTTTCTAGTAACGGTACAAAACTGACAGGACTGTGTTTTTTTGATCAGAACAACTATGCTGAAACAATGGATAGTCCCCACTCAGAGAAAGAGTTGCCGGTATTCACGCTTACAAAGAGCTGGCTTGCTATTTATTTTGCAGGAAGGCGTCCTAACTTTAGTCCGGAACTAACTTTTAAAGGTACTGTCTTTCAGGAAAGAGTATGGAATAAATTACAAAAAATTCCATACGGACAAACCACAACCTATGGCGAAATAGCCAAAAGGCTCGCAGCAGAACAGGGACTGCGTCACATGTCAGCTCAGGCTGTAGGAAGAGCGGTCGGACATAATCCTATAGCGATAATCATTCCATGCCATAGGATCATAGGCTCAGGAGGTAAACTTACCGGATACTCCGGAGGACTTGAACGAAAAGAAAAACTTCTACTTCTGGAAAGAGTTGATTCTTTGCAAACTGGTACAATGTAGCCTTTTTGTTTTTAACTCCGCTCTTAATGGACTGAGTTTTGAGAATATTACATCTTCTCAAGAAGACAAATAGTCTCCACATGCGAAGAGAAAGGAAACATATCAAAGCTTTTTACTGTTTTAACCTTAAAGCCGTTTGCAGACAAAGTCATCAAATCTCGAGACAGAGCTGTCAGAGAGCAGAAAATGTAAGCCAGTTTCAAGGGGGCTTTCAGCCTGCATAACTGAAGACAGGCTTTCTCTCCAATTCCTGCTCTTGCAGGATCACAGATAATTGCTCGAATATTTTTCTTTCTAAGATGATCAGGAAGGCCTTTAGTAATATCAGCCACCTCAAAGAACACGTTCTCCACCTGTGTTCCGCAGCTAGAACCTAAAATTTAAGAAAATTCGAAAAAAACGTTTGGCTTCAAATAAAGGCTGAACGTTATTTTTTGCCTTAAATCACATGTTAGTATTTTAGTATGCATTGATATGAATAATATGATATACTATACCTGTGAATTTCCTCTGCGGAGTACCTGTGTATGTTTTTATCTCATAAGAAAAATAGTAATGGCTTTTATTACCTTTACCTGATGGAAGGAAAATATAATCCTGAACTTAAAAGAACCACTACATATGTGGTTAAAAGTTTCGGCAGAGTTGACGAGTTTAAAAAGAATAACCCCGAGGAATATGCAAGTCTGGTAGAGAAATACGGAGATAAAAAGACTCGTTCCAAAGCAGAGCAGGAACACACTATCCAGCAGTTTATTACTGCGGGACAAAAGGCAGAAGAACAGCTGAATTTCTTTTCAAAAGTTAAGGCGCTGATGCCTCAGCGAATTGCCCATCTTGCCTTACGCAGACTCTGGAATGACGAACTGCAGATGTCAAAGTTCTTTGAATATATGACTCGCCACAACAGCGTTGATATTCAATACAACATTTCAGAGATAGCTTTGTATTTCTCCATGCTGAAACTGGTACAACCATCCTCTTATCTTGAAGGTTTGGAGCTAAGCCCAAGATTCCTGGGTGATCCGATGTCAGAGTACACTTCTGATGATGTTTACCGCAGTCTTCATGTGCTGGCAGAGTACAAAGACATGATTATGAAGCACGTAAACAAAAGAGTTGATGAGATGGTTCCAAGAGAGAAGTCTCTTATATTCTTTGACTGCACCAACTGTTATTTTGAAACTGCCTACAATGATGTCTACTGGTACACAAAGAAGGCTCTGAGACTGCTACGAAGAGAGCTTAGACATGAAGATAAAACATTAAAACAGCTCTCGGATAAAGAGCTTAACCAAATCATAGCCGATTCTCCTGTATATACACAGATGCTCGAAACTATCTATGAATCCCTGGGGGAGCCTCTGAGGATGCACGGCCCAAGTAAAGAAAAACGTTTCGACCTGCCATTGGTATCAATTGCTCTGGTGGTTGATGAACATGCTATTCCAATTGACTTCAAAGTTTTTTCCGGAAATAAAGCTGAAACCTCAACCATGAAAGAGGTGGTTGGAGAACTGAAAAAGAAGCATCAGATACGCAATGCTGTTCTGGTTGCAGACAGCGCTCTGAACGGTACAAAGAATCTGTGCATGCTGCTTGAGGAAGGCTTAGGATTTTCTGTTGCTAAATCCTCATTGTCTTTTACAGAAAAAGTCAGAGAAAACGAGCTGAACCTCAATGACTTTGAAACCATTAAGGATGAAGCAGGTAACGATACCGGAATGCAGTATAAGATTGTGGATTTCCACAATGTAAGGTATGACCGTTCTGAACTGACTGAGGATGGAAAAAGTACAAAATACACCATCGACTGCAAGATGATGATTACGTTCAGCAAAACAAGATATGAAAGAGATATCGCAGTACTTGAAGAGAATATAAAAAGAGCTCAGCAGGCAATAGATACACAGGAGGCTATTGACATCAGTTCCAACGGCTGGAAGCAGTTAATTATCCTGGAAAAAGATGCAAGCAAGGAAGAAGAGTCCATCTCTGATGGAGACAAGACTTCAGAAAGCAAGAAAACCAAGAAAAAAGAGAGAACACAATTCGCTGTTTCACTGGACAGGAATGCTATTGAGAAACGGAGAAAATGTGCTGGCTTTGCCGGAATTCTATTCCATGAACCTCCTGAGGGTAAAGAACAGTTCACTCCCGCATATGTAAGTACTCTCTACCATCAGCTGGTGCAGATTGAGGACTGTTTCAGAGTAATGAAGAATGACTTTGAGATCAGACCTATGTACGTTAGGGACAATCAGAGCATCAATGGGCACGTGCTGCTGTGCATTCTATCCCTGATTATGGCGAGAATCATCCAGAGAAAGTTTGCTCAAGAAGGTTACAGTGTAACTGTAGGACAACTTCAGGAGTGTCTTCAGAGTCTGAAACTTATGATTTTATCTTCGGATGGTAATCACTGCATATATATGAGATCAATGGAGGCAGAAAAAAGAGACTGTTTACGAAAATCAAGAAAGGAAAATGAACTGGGAGAAAATGAACTGAAACAAAGGATTATGAATATTCTGGGATGTTCACTGCAAGCACCAATGAATACAGTTGAGCAACTTAGGAAGACCTTTAAGATCAAGAGCCTTGGTACCTCAAAATATCAGCAGGAGCTTATGTGTAAATATTACAGTAACGCTACCTCATAATATTCCTACTAAAAAACGAAATTCAAAAATAGGTCAGATCCATTATTTAATCAGAGATCTGACCTTATTTTATTCAATTATGCTGCGGAACACAGGCTTTAGTAATATCAGCCACCTCAAAGAACACGTTCTCCACTCCATTGAGGCGGGCGTTGTTCCTTGCTGCAATAATTGATTCCTCCACTATTTCCAGGCCGAACACCTCTTTGAAGAAAGGACTAAGACACAGTGACATAGTACCTACGCCACAGCATAAATCCAAAGCAACTGACTCTTTATCCTCACCACACCAGCTAACAGCTTCCTCATACAACTGACATGCAACCGGATAGTTAACCTGCAAAAAGGTATGAGGACCAGCAGCAAATCTATATCCGCATAAAGGAAGTTCTACAGTCTCCTTTCCGTCCACAAGATAAGTGGTATCACCAAGAATTCGGTTGCCCCTGTCAGAATTAACGTTTATGTATACGGAATCAATTCCAAACTGTCTGGCCGTATTCAGATAAGAAAGTTTTAATGCATCAGAAGCCTTTGAAGACAGGATCAGAGTGCATAATTTTCCCTCAAGAGTATCTCTTAAATAAAGAGCTCTCAATTCTCCATTGCAGGATGCTTCATCATACACAGAGATGTTCTGTTCCGTCAGCTTTGCACATAACGCGGAAGCAAACTCGGAAAACCAGGCTGGTTCATATTTAGATGAGCTTATTTCAATAACTTCATGAGAACGACTCTTATAGAATCCATTAATAATTCTGCCGTTTTCAAGAGAAAAATGTCTTATGGATTTATATCTTGATGGCTTAGATATATCACAGGGATGAACATCTTCCACAAGCTCAGAGGATAAGCCAGCTTTCTTTACCGCAGAAATAATATCCTGTTTCTTTTTTCTCAATGTTGCCTCATAAGTCATGTGACCATAGGCATATAGGGAAGGATGCTCCAGTTCATTGAAATTTTCAGCTCTGTCCTTTGATTTGCTTATAAAGGATAAAATTCTTCCCGGCCTTCTTTTAGAGCCATTTGCAAAAGGCTCTCCGATCTCAACAAGAAGGACCTCCCCTTCAAGGGCGCCTTCTACATAAATTTCGCTATCTTCATAATAAGCAATGCCCTGTCCGAAGGAGTTAACTTCAGAAATCTTGATTTGAACAGGATTTTGATAATTCTTATAAACTATACTTTTCTTAGACATATACTGAACATTTTTTTAATTTTTAACAGAAACGATTTTAGCAAAAATGAGATAATATTCCTAAAATAACGTTTGGTGAGAACTTACTACAAGGACATAAAAATCATGAATTATAAATATTCTTTACCAGCAGTCGTAATTGCAGCATCTGTCCTAGCCATAAACGGCTGTACTAACCCAACCACTGAAGCTGGCTCTGTAAATACCTTTTATGACGGCACAATTACAGATATTGAACGTGTAGATATGAATAACAAACAGCAGGATTCCTCTACCAATGCAGTAATGGGAGCTGTTGCAGGAGCGGTCGTCGGTAATATGCTCAACGGTCATACCACAGGAACACTTGTTGGAGCAGGAGCTGGTTTACTTGCAGGAAAAGGTTATTCAATGCTGGCAGATAGAACTGACGGTGTAAGAATGACAATTGAGACAGAAAATGGCCCAATGATTGTTGATATGCCATTCTCCTGTATGTACGGGGTCGGCAAGAAAGTTCGTCTTGTAACTGGAAGTACAAACGGTTCTGTGATGGTTGAAGAAAACGGTCATTACGTAACTGCAACAAAAGACAGTATGAGTAAGTGTCCAACTGTATTAGAGAAAAAGAAATCTGAATAGATTCAAGGGAGTGGTGGCCCATTCCCGATTTGAACGGGAGACCAAACGATTATGAGTCGTCTGCTCTGACCAACTGAGCTAATGGGCCATATTTCGAAGAAGTATTTTACCTATTTTATATTTATCAGTCAAGGAATTAGCCAGCCATTGTTAAGATATGGCTGGCTTTTTTCTTTGTTTAACGATTCTATTTCTGATTATTTCTGATTATTCTCTGGATTACCCCATATTCTTCAAGAGCATTCGGATTCCCCTGAGATAGCTGAATTTTCAGCATCTGAGCTCGTTCTTTCAATGGTTTTAAAAGAACATCTCCCAGCAGTACCGCAAAATAATCAATTCTGTCATTGAAAGGAAGCTCGGCTCCTGTTGTGGTAACAAGGTTCAGAGGAGCATCCATTAAGAAACGAACTGTTTTTTCGTATTCTGATCCCCTGGTAAGTTCAATAAAGTTTGCAGGAGTGATTTCTGGATTTTCAGAAATCAGTTGCAGAATACCTTCAAGATGAGAGCTTCCGTTTACGTTCATTCGCTTGCACAGGGCAACAAAAGTATCTAGAGAAAACTCATGATATACCGAAGAAACAACAATCGGCTGCTGAACAATAAAAGCCATTAGCTTTCTCATTGGAGTTTTCAGTACTTCCCCTGCTTCTGCTTTTCTGTCGTTATTAAAGGATTCTGAGATTATTCTCTGCTCAGACTTATTTTCTTTTACAGAATCCTTATTGGCTTTAAGCATGTCATACAGCTGATTTTCTGAAATTCCCGATGGTGTTGACAAAAGTTTTATACACACCATCTGCACCGCAGACAAAGGGATCTGAGCAATAAGTTTTATAGAATTATTAATAAAAATTGATAATTCATTCGGATCCTGCAGGTTAAAAGACTGTGAATTATGCAGAACCAGAAACTCCGGATAACTCATTGCCTCATCAAGAAACTTTACAAAGGCGTCCAGCCCCTTTTCTCTTACGAGTGAATCGGGATCATGCTCCGGAGGTAGAAAAGCAAAACTGATCTCCTTTCCTTCCTGCATGATTGGAGTAATAATCTGCAGAGCATGCCATGCTGCATTTCTACCGGCACTATCACCGTCATAACAGAAAACAATTCTATCTGTATAACGGAACATCGTCTGAATCTGCTCTGGTGTTGTTGCTGTACCCAAAGACGCAACAGCATAGGAACAGCCAGCCTGACGAACTGAGATTACGTCCATGTAGCCTTCAACAACAACCAGACGCTGAGGGCGGTTGTTATTAGCCAGAAGACTTTCATAAAGACCGAAAAGCTCCTGTCTCTTTCTGTAAATCGCAGTTTCTTTGGTGTTCATATACTTAGGCTTATCATCTCCCATGGTTCTGCCACCAAAGGAGATAATGCGTCCTCTTTTATCAAAGATAGGGATCATTACCCTGTTTCTATACATGGCATGAACACCATACTGCCCCTGAACCAGTAAACCAAGATCAATCAGTTTCTTTTCATCAGCGGGATTTCTGCAGATTGCATCCTGAAGATATCTTGGATTTGCAGGAGCAAAACCCAGACGGCATTTCCGAATAGTTTCATCAGAAAGACCTCTGTTGTTTTTAAAATAATTGTAGCCGACTTGTCCTTCTGCAGATTTCAGGCAGGATGAAAACAGAGAGGCGCATCTGTCCATCAGCTCGTAGTATTCTTTCAGCCGGTCATACTCGTCTTTTGAATGAGAGGATGACTTATCGTATTCAACCTCAATTCCCGCAAATTGAGCAACCTCTTCTACAGCCTCAACAAAGCCAAGATTCTTGTATTTCATTACAAAATCAATGACGTTGCCATGTTCTTTACAACCAAAGCAGTAGAACATCTGTTTTGAGGGAGTCACACTGAAGGAAGGTGTTTTCTCATGGTGAAAAGGACAGCAGCAGGTGTAGTTTGAACCTGCTTTTTTTAACTGAACATAATTATTTATCAGCTTCTCAATAGCCACATTAGGCAACAGCTTTTCTGTAATAAAACTTTTTTTGATAAATGGCATTGTTGTGTCCTTTTCCTTTTTTCAGAAAAACATTTTACTTAAAAAAAATCGGTCATTCTTCCTAAGGTATCTATTTTTTTCCATTTAAGAAAAAAAATATTTAAAAAACAACAGAAAACAAATTCTTTAATAATCATTACTGCTAAAATCAACCATAATTAAACAGAGATCGATTGATTTTTATAATTCCTTATAAAACAATTAATTATAATTTAGTATAAAAAACACTCTGGACAGTATCAAAAAGATAAACAGCCTTTTTGACAGGTTGTTTCCTCTAAACAGAAGTATTCTTGGTGAGGGATATAGAAAATCTCTAGAAATTCTTTGTGAATATATACCTTTTAATCTTCTATCTTACCCTACAGGAAAGCAGGTTCTAAACTGGAAAACACCAAAGGAATTGGTTATTTATGAAGCTTTCATAGAAGATCTGGATAATAACAGAATTATAGATTTT includes:
- the pyrI gene encoding aspartate carbamoyltransferase regulatory subunit, whose amino-acid sequence is MSEAHVENNKSKLLVEAIANGTVIDHIAPGQAINIIRMFKFLGKGNQLTVGFNLRSGDLGKKDIIKIADVVFSPAQTEQIAVLAPNATINQIEDYKVVDKYKLRLPAETVGVFKCPNSNCITNEEKDANARFKISVEGNQIQMKCRYCERVFSREVVLEFNGLGA
- a CDS encoding DUF2172 domain-containing protein, translated to MFPLNRSILGEGYRKSLEILCEYIPFNLLSYPTGKQVLNWKTPKELVIYEAFIEDLDNNRIIDFKDNNLYVVNYSQPIDEVIPLDELKKHIFVSPHLEDAVPYTTSYYKDK
- a CDS encoding YMGG-like glycine zipper-containing protein; amino-acid sequence: MNYKYSLPAVVIAASVLAINGCTNPTTEAGSVNTFYDGTITDIERVDMNNKQQDSSTNAVMGAVAGAVVGNMLNGHTTGTLVGAGAGLLAGKGYSMLADRTDGVRMTIETENGPMIVDMPFSCMYGVGKKVRLVTGSTNGSVMVEENGHYVTATKDSMSKCPTVLEKKKSE
- a CDS encoding methyltransferase domain-containing protein, whose amino-acid sequence is MSKKSIVYKNYQNPVQIKISEVNSFGQGIAYYEDSEIYVEGALEGEVLLVEIGEPFANGSKRRPGRILSFISKSKDRAENFNELEHPSLYAYGHMTYEATLRKKKQDIISAVKKAGLSSELVEDVHPCDISKPSRYKSIRHFSLENGRIINGFYKSRSHEVIEISSSKYEPAWFSEFASALCAKLTEQNISVYDEASCNGELRALYLRDTLEGKLCTLILSSKASDALKLSYLNTARQFGIDSVYINVNSDRGNRILGDTTYLVDGKETVELPLCGYRFAAGPHTFLQVNYPVACQLYEEAVSWCGEDKESVALDLCCGVGTMSLCLSPFFKEVFGLEIVEESIIAARNNARLNGVENVFFEVADITKACVPQHN
- the dnaG gene encoding DNA primase produces the protein MPFIKKSFITEKLLPNVAIEKLINNYVQLKKAGSNYTCCCPFHHEKTPSFSVTPSKQMFYCFGCKEHGNVIDFVMKYKNLGFVEAVEEVAQFAGIEVEYDKSSSHSKDEYDRLKEYYELMDRCASLFSSCLKSAEGQVGYNYFKNNRGLSDETIRKCRLGFAPANPRYLQDAICRNPADEKKLIDLGLLVQGQYGVHAMYRNRVMIPIFDKRGRIISFGGRTMGDDKPKYMNTKETAIYRKRQELFGLYESLLANNNRPQRLVVVEGYMDVISVRQAGCSYAVASLGTATTPEQIQTMFRYTDRIVFCYDGDSAGRNAAWHALQIITPIMQEGKEISFAFLPPEHDPDSLVREKGLDAFVKFLDEAMSYPEFLVLHNSQSFNLQDPNELSIFINNSIKLIAQIPLSAVQMVCIKLLSTPSGISENQLYDMLKANKDSVKENKSEQRIISESFNNDRKAEAGEVLKTPMRKLMAFIVQQPIVVSSVYHEFSLDTFVALCKRMNVNGSSHLEGILQLISENPEITPANFIELTRGSEYEKTVRFLMDAPLNLVTTTGAELPFNDRIDYFAVLLGDVLLKPLKERAQMLKIQLSQGNPNALEEYGVIQRIIRNNQK
- a CDS encoding methylated-DNA--[protein]-cysteine S-methyltransferase, with amino-acid sequence MDFVNYYESPLGKIKLSSNGTKLTGLCFFDQNNYAETMDSPHSEKELPVFTLTKSWLAIYFAGRRPNFSPELTFKGTVFQERVWNKLQKIPYGQTTTYGEIAKRLAAEQGLRHMSAQAVGRAVGHNPIAIIIPCHRIIGSGGKLTGYSGGLERKEKLLLLERVDSLQTGTM
- a CDS encoding IS1634 family transposase — protein: MFLSHKKNSNGFYYLYLMEGKYNPELKRTTTYVVKSFGRVDEFKKNNPEEYASLVEKYGDKKTRSKAEQEHTIQQFITAGQKAEEQLNFFSKVKALMPQRIAHLALRRLWNDELQMSKFFEYMTRHNSVDIQYNISEIALYFSMLKLVQPSSYLEGLELSPRFLGDPMSEYTSDDVYRSLHVLAEYKDMIMKHVNKRVDEMVPREKSLIFFDCTNCYFETAYNDVYWYTKKALRLLRRELRHEDKTLKQLSDKELNQIIADSPVYTQMLETIYESLGEPLRMHGPSKEKRFDLPLVSIALVVDEHAIPIDFKVFSGNKAETSTMKEVVGELKKKHQIRNAVLVADSALNGTKNLCMLLEEGLGFSVAKSSLSFTEKVRENELNLNDFETIKDEAGNDTGMQYKIVDFHNVRYDRSELTEDGKSTKYTIDCKMMITFSKTRYERDIAVLEENIKRAQQAIDTQEAIDISSNGWKQLIILEKDASKEEESISDGDKTSESKKTKKKERTQFAVSLDRNAIEKRRKCAGFAGILFHEPPEGKEQFTPAYVSTLYHQLVQIEDCFRVMKNDFEIRPMYVRDNQSINGHVLLCILSLIMARIIQRKFAQEGYSVTVGQLQECLQSLKLMILSSDGNHCIYMRSMEAEKRDCLRKSRKENELGENELKQRIMNILGCSLQAPMNTVEQLRKTFKIKSLGTSKYQQELMCKYYSNATS
- a CDS encoding EAL domain-containing protein, which gives rise to MSYGVQIASFIIIFIVVMEFYRYRRLKLYTTKMFEVLIFFSALSILFKSLCLFSYYHPEYFTILSTKIVHQLFFVTVNINIWLIYMYIDLRTRSIKNYTNAQFVLRTLPLCVSFLMVIFGDIGYHSEGDEAYSYGIISQSSYLAFACYFLLIVFMLLRSDPSKEKRFYYEYVLFLFIWLVTSTVQYFFPFMHLSSASSCVAVLCFYLIFENTKEHTDKDIPSAFSRYSFEYTIQEFLKLRRHFWVINFSLQNVESIRATYGQKVCLECIEKAIMTIPEFKSRNIFRTLEYSFGFIISSKEDLEHLYGNYKLSDRTLLLSDYMVTPSFSVCSVECPNIVSDSEDLMDLLSFCRNADEYGNNHSIQVIDKATADQREYREEIETLLQKAIDEDGFDVYFQPIINSVSRKCVYLEALIRLKAESSQGYVSPDVFIPIAEKKGLIYQLGDRVINKVCSFIRKYNLDKKNIIQGIAVNLSGIQLSEPSLPYRLHQAVKNYNLSPKFIFFEVTETAAVHSGKIAQSNISKLRKLGYKLSMDDFGTGYSNFYNMASISYDLIKIDKSLIWQAFDEKNRKSMTVLLSIINLVHSIGCSIVAEGVETDAQANYFKECGIEFLQGFYFSRPLPSDLILEYLEKNSEIHSPLESLNIICH